A genomic window from Fibrobacterota bacterium includes:
- the rpoC gene encoding DNA-directed RNA polymerase subunit beta', translated as MNETATGFDSAVPDTGAISIQLASPEVIRGWSFGEVTKPETINYRTFKPEKDGLFCEKIFGPVKNWECSCGKYKRIRYRGVVCDRCGVEVTHSKVRRERMGHIELAVPVVHIWFFKSLPSMIGQMLGISITHLERVIYYESYLVLNPGNTELKRAQLLTEDEHIELEDEGKEFDAKMGAPAVKQMLAELDLEHLSRDLRARVKVETSVQRKLDTLKLLRIVEAFRKSENRPEWMVLDVLPVIPPDLRPLVPLEGGRFATSDLNDLYRRVINRNNRLKKLIDIKAPEVILRNEKRMLQEAVDVLFDNGRRTVSVKGEGRRPLKSLSELLKGKNGRFRQNLLGKRVDYSGRSVIVVGPELKIFQCGLPKSMALELYKPFIIQKLEERGIAHTVKSAKKYIEKEKPEVWDILEEIIQDHPVLLNRAPTLHRLGIQAFYPTLVEGKAIRLHPLVCAAFNADFDGDQMAVHLPLSFEAQLEARILMLSAFNLLHPASGQPITVPSQDIVLGAYYLTKPAGPKPDKPEQIAKLRVFGSVLELEQAVNGGGIRVHEWIRFRFQDKMIVTTVGRGIFSKILPKQMGLVNETMSKKQLGVVIGDVYRKAGNNGTVEFLDNLKSTGFLWATKSGSSVGLGDMLIPDDKWKIIDEAQKKVDNLHDLYDNGVITDGERYNQVIDTWSHATSEVANILFDKLAKDQDGFNPIYMMADSGARGSREQIKQLSGMRGLMQKPQKKLTGQETIENPIKSNFKEGLTVLEYFISTHGARKGLADTALKTADAGYLTRRLVDVAQDLVISEVECGAKQGIEVGAITEGDDVKTPLSERIIGRVPLNDVLHPLTNKVIVEAGTIVDEALSKALMDAEIDRVLVRSVLTCESRRGVCAKCYGRNLATGRPVNIGEAVGVMAAQSIGEPGTQLTLRTFHIGGAATRLTAQDKQKAKIDSTVRLENVETVLRGGKDMVVISRTGECTIVDDNGITKSRYPVPYGSVLRVEEGKKVKAGTVLFEWDPYNSVIVAKEDGLVRWDDIEDGHTLEVEEDENTGLTTFRVCNDKKGKLHPQLLVFGADKEKPIGRYPVPANAVLQVRDNTKIGIGEILVKMPRQASATRDITGGLPRVAELFEARVPKAPAVVTAVDGIIEFGEMERGQQNVIVSDENGVKHEYLIPRGKHLSVHSGDRVRAGDRLCEGPKDPHDILKIGGEKAVQEYLVEEIQAVYKLQGVTIADKHIECIVRQMLRKVKIKDPGDSQFLENEEVSKARLRLENIRIESIKGDIPTIDPLLLGITKASLGTDSFFAAASFQETTKVLTQVAVAGKTDTLEGLKENVIVGRLIPSGTGARTYGNIRVRDEEAEVEAARRAQEKIQEDARRRELEAALAAADEDDDLEEELEEEVQVQQ; from the coding sequence ATGAACGAGACCGCAACCGGCTTCGACAGCGCCGTACCTGACACCGGGGCCATCTCCATCCAGCTGGCTTCCCCGGAAGTCATCCGGGGTTGGTCGTTTGGCGAGGTGACCAAACCGGAAACCATCAACTACCGTACGTTCAAGCCCGAGAAGGACGGTCTTTTCTGCGAAAAGATCTTCGGACCGGTCAAGAACTGGGAATGCTCCTGCGGCAAGTACAAGCGCATCCGCTATCGCGGTGTGGTTTGTGACCGCTGTGGCGTTGAGGTGACCCATTCCAAGGTGCGTCGCGAACGCATGGGCCATATCGAACTGGCCGTGCCTGTCGTGCACATCTGGTTCTTCAAGAGCCTGCCCTCCATGATCGGGCAGATGCTGGGCATCAGCATCACGCACCTCGAACGCGTGATCTACTACGAGTCATACCTCGTGCTCAATCCGGGCAACACCGAACTCAAGCGCGCGCAATTGCTGACCGAAGACGAGCACATCGAGCTCGAGGACGAAGGCAAGGAATTCGACGCGAAGATGGGTGCGCCTGCCGTCAAGCAGATGCTGGCCGAACTGGACCTGGAACACCTTTCCCGCGACCTCCGGGCCCGCGTGAAGGTAGAGACCTCGGTGCAGCGTAAGCTGGACACCCTCAAGCTCCTGCGCATCGTGGAGGCTTTCCGCAAGTCGGAAAACCGCCCCGAGTGGATGGTCCTGGACGTGTTGCCCGTCATTCCTCCCGACCTGCGCCCGCTGGTGCCGTTGGAAGGTGGCCGCTTCGCGACTTCCGACCTCAACGACCTGTACCGCCGCGTCATCAACCGCAACAACCGGTTGAAGAAGCTCATCGACATCAAGGCTCCCGAAGTCATCCTGCGCAACGAAAAGCGCATGTTGCAGGAAGCCGTCGACGTGCTGTTCGACAACGGTCGCCGTACAGTTTCCGTCAAGGGTGAAGGGCGTCGCCCCCTCAAGTCCTTGTCCGAACTGCTCAAGGGCAAGAACGGCCGCTTCCGCCAGAACCTTCTGGGCAAGCGCGTGGACTACTCCGGACGTTCCGTCATCGTGGTGGGACCGGAGCTCAAGATCTTCCAGTGCGGTCTGCCCAAGAGCATGGCCCTGGAACTCTACAAGCCGTTCATCATCCAGAAGCTGGAAGAACGCGGCATCGCCCACACTGTCAAGAGCGCCAAGAAGTACATCGAGAAGGAAAAGCCGGAAGTCTGGGACATCCTGGAAGAAATCATCCAGGACCACCCCGTGCTGCTGAACCGTGCTCCCACGCTTCACCGCTTGGGCATCCAGGCCTTCTATCCCACGTTGGTGGAAGGCAAGGCGATCCGTCTGCACCCGCTCGTTTGCGCGGCGTTCAACGCCGACTTCGACGGCGACCAGATGGCCGTGCACTTGCCCCTTTCCTTCGAAGCCCAGCTCGAGGCGCGTATCCTCATGCTGTCGGCCTTCAACCTGCTGCACCCGGCGTCGGGCCAGCCCATCACGGTACCTTCGCAGGACATCGTGCTGGGTGCGTACTACCTGACCAAGCCTGCCGGCCCCAAGCCGGACAAGCCCGAGCAGATCGCCAAGCTTCGCGTGTTCGGATCGGTGCTGGAATTGGAACAGGCCGTCAACGGCGGCGGCATCCGCGTCCACGAGTGGATCCGCTTCCGCTTCCAGGACAAGATGATCGTGACCACCGTCGGACGCGGCATCTTCAGCAAGATCCTGCCCAAGCAGATGGGACTCGTCAACGAGACGATGTCCAAGAAGCAGCTGGGCGTGGTCATCGGCGACGTCTACCGCAAGGCCGGAAACAACGGCACGGTGGAGTTCCTGGATAATCTGAAGTCCACCGGCTTCCTGTGGGCGACAAAATCCGGCTCGTCCGTGGGCTTGGGCGACATGCTCATTCCCGACGACAAGTGGAAGATCATCGACGAAGCGCAGAAGAAGGTGGACAACCTCCACGACCTCTACGACAACGGCGTGATCACCGACGGCGAGCGCTACAACCAGGTCATCGACACCTGGTCGCATGCGACCTCCGAAGTCGCGAACATCTTGTTCGACAAGCTCGCCAAGGACCAGGACGGATTCAACCCCATCTACATGATGGCCGACTCCGGCGCCCGTGGTAGCCGCGAACAGATCAAGCAGCTCTCGGGCATGCGTGGTTTGATGCAGAAGCCGCAGAAGAAGCTGACCGGTCAGGAAACGATCGAAAACCCGATCAAGTCCAACTTCAAGGAAGGCTTGACGGTTCTCGAATACTTCATCTCGACCCACGGTGCGCGAAAGGGCTTGGCGGATACGGCTTTGAAGACGGCCGACGCCGGTTACCTGACCCGTCGACTCGTCGACGTGGCGCAGGACCTGGTGATTTCGGAAGTCGAATGCGGTGCCAAGCAAGGCATCGAGGTCGGCGCGATCACCGAAGGCGACGACGTCAAGACGCCGCTTTCGGAACGCATCATCGGTCGCGTGCCTCTCAACGACGTGCTGCACCCGCTCACCAACAAGGTGATCGTGGAAGCCGGCACCATCGTCGACGAAGCGCTGTCCAAGGCTCTGATGGACGCCGAGATCGACCGAGTGCTGGTCCGTTCCGTGCTCACTTGCGAAAGCCGCCGCGGCGTCTGCGCCAAGTGCTATGGACGAAATCTGGCAACCGGTCGTCCCGTGAACATCGGCGAAGCGGTCGGCGTCATGGCCGCCCAGTCGATCGGCGAGCCCGGCACGCAGCTGACTCTCCGTACGTTCCACATCGGTGGTGCGGCCACTCGTTTGACCGCACAGGACAAGCAGAAGGCCAAGATCGATTCCACCGTCCGGTTGGAAAATGTCGAGACCGTCCTGCGCGGCGGCAAGGACATGGTGGTCATCAGCCGTACCGGCGAGTGCACCATCGTGGACGACAACGGCATCACCAAGTCCCGCTACCCCGTGCCATACGGTTCCGTGCTGCGCGTGGAAGAAGGCAAAAAGGTCAAGGCAGGAACCGTCCTGTTCGAATGGGACCCGTACAACTCCGTCATCGTGGCGAAGGAAGACGGTCTCGTGCGCTGGGACGACATCGAAGACGGCCACACGCTCGAAGTCGAAGAAGACGAGAATACCGGCCTGACCACGTTCCGCGTCTGCAACGACAAGAAGGGCAAGTTGCATCCGCAGCTGCTCGTCTTCGGAGCCGACAAGGAAAAGCCCATCGGTCGCTACCCGGTCCCGGCCAACGCCGTGCTCCAGGTTCGCGACAACACCAAGATCGGCATCGGCGAGATCCTGGTCAAGATGCCGCGCCAGGCTTCGGCCACCCGCGACATCACCGGCGGTCTGCCTCGCGTCGCGGAGCTGTTCGAAGCCCGCGTGCCCAAGGCTCCGGCCGTGGTCACCGCGGTCGATGGCATCATCGAGTTCGGCGAGATGGAACGCGGCCAGCAGAACGTGATCGTCTCCGACGAGAACGGCGTCAAGCACGAGTACCTGATCCCTCGAGGCAAGCACTTGTCGGTGCACTCGGGTGACCGCGTCCGCGCCGGCGACCGTCTGTGCGAAGGACCCAAGGATCCGCACGACATCCTGAAGATCGGTGGCGAAAAGGCCGTCCAGGAATACCTGGTGGAAGAAATCCAAGCGGTGTACAAGCTGCAAGGCGTGACCATCGCGGACAAACACATCGAGTGCATCGTGCGCCAGATGCTGCGCAAGGTGAAGATCAAGGACCCGGGCGACTCCCAATTCCTCGAAAACGAGGAAGTGTCGAAGGCTCGCCTTCGCTTGGAGAACATCCGCATCGAATCGATCAAGGGAGATATCCCCACCATCGATCCTCTGCTGCTGGGCATCACCAAGGCGTCCTTGGGAACCGATTCGTTCTTCGCCGCGGCTTCGTTCCAGGAAACCACCAAGGTGCTCACGCAGGTGGCTGTGGCCGGCAAGACCGACACGCTGGAAGGCCTCAAGGAGAACGTCATCGTGGGACGCCTGATCCCCTCCGGAACCGGCGCACGCACCTACGGAAACATCCGTGTGCGCGACGAGGAAGCCGAAGTGGAAGCCGCCCGCCGGGCCCAGGAAAAGATCCAGGAAGATGCGCGTCGTCGCGAGCTGGAAGCCGCATTGGCTGCCGCTGACGAAGACGACGATCTCGAAGAAGAACTCGAAGAAGAAGTCCAAGTGCAACAGTAA
- a CDS encoding 30S ribosomal protein S12: protein MPTISQLVRKGRQKVQNRTASPALKASPQKRGVCTRVYTTTPKKPNSALRKIARVRLSNRLEVTCYIPGEGHNLQEHSIVLIRGGRVKDVPGVRYHIIRGTLDTAGVDGRRKGRSKYGVKRPKPGQAAAKGGKGAPPAKGKKK from the coding sequence GTGCCAACTATCTCGCAGCTCGTCCGCAAGGGACGGCAAAAGGTCCAGAATCGCACGGCATCGCCCGCCCTCAAGGCGAGCCCGCAAAAGCGCGGCGTGTGCACCCGCGTCTACACCACCACGCCCAAGAAGCCGAACTCCGCGTTGCGTAAGATTGCCCGTGTGCGTCTTTCCAATCGTCTGGAAGTCACCTGCTACATCCCGGGCGAAGGTCACAACCTTCAGGAACACTCCATCGTGCTGATCCGTGGCGGTCGCGTGAAGGACGTTCCTGGTGTGCGTTACCACATCATTCGCGGCACCTTGGACACCGCCGGCGTCGACGGACGTCGCAAGGGTCGCTCCAAGTACGGCGTCAAGCGTCCCAAGCCTGGCCAAGCGGCGGCTAAGGGCGGCAAGGGCGCTCCTCCTGCTAAGGGAAAGAAGAAGTAA
- the rpsG gene encoding 30S ribosomal protein S7: MARRKSAEKRERNPDPKFQSTLVTQIVNGIMRDGKKSIAESVVYGAIDELQARASGEEDGLSILKRAINNVKPSLEVKSRRVGGATYQVPVEVNPNRRQALAIRWIADAARRRTEQNMARRLAGELSQAANNEGAAVKKRVDTHRMAEANKAFAHFRW; encoded by the coding sequence ATGGCTCGTCGCAAATCTGCAGAGAAGCGGGAACGCAATCCCGATCCGAAGTTCCAGTCGACTCTGGTCACCCAGATCGTCAACGGAATCATGCGCGATGGCAAGAAGTCGATCGCGGAATCCGTGGTCTACGGCGCCATCGACGAGCTCCAGGCTCGCGCCAGCGGCGAAGAGGACGGCTTGTCCATCCTCAAGCGTGCGATCAACAACGTCAAGCCTTCGCTGGAAGTGAAGTCTCGTCGTGTTGGCGGCGCCACCTACCAGGTGCCCGTTGAAGTGAACCCCAACCGTCGCCAGGCTCTGGCCATCCGTTGGATCGCCGACGCAGCCCGTCGCCGCACCGAGCAGAACATGGCTCGTCGTTTGGCTGGCGAGCTCTCGCAGGCCGCCAACAACGAAGGCGCCGCTGTCAAGAAGCGCGTCGATACGCACCGCATGGCCGAGGCTAACAAAGCCTTCGCGCACTTCCGCTGGTAA
- a CDS encoding right-handed parallel beta-helix repeat-containing protein has protein sequence MVPVELFSRVGFRQRLPVVAGVSKKAGTMRAIFRIIGAIALVASGVSAKNWIVSPAGLTTGAATKESPLDVYTAVQSAAPGDSILLQDGTYDLATTIKIDSLNSGSATQRKYLGAAKGARPVFDFSKQAYGSSNRGIELKGSYWTIFGIEIKNAGDNGIKLEGNHNRIERCVFHHNGDSGIQLGFAHETENPDGIRCAYNEIINCDSYANFDWGTLGGNADGFACKMHNGKGNVFRGCRAWHNSDDGWDLYETDWPVEITECWSWHNGDQTDFNDIYLTKAGKKMSSFSGNGNGIKLGGNGTGGSSKGQHVVTRCVAFNNRFKSLKGFDQNSHKGGVIVKNSTAWNNGYNFMFEDDASGSTNEFSNNVSFSPKNGSGWEFSSGAILKNNSWNLTGVTASAADFVDTTEAAAGAPRQADGSLPQNGFARLAKGSGLIDKGTPVGLTFAGAAPDLGAFEYGAISDVAKRPRVRTLTRNGRDLMMPSDRTGVISLEILDLTGRKVRNRSAEILSGTARFPGALEGLSEGMWIVRIQGDGEGWVERVTAP, from the coding sequence ATGGTTCCCGTGGAACTTTTCTCGCGCGTAGGTTTCCGACAACGCCTGCCGGTCGTTGCGGGCGTCTCGAAAAAGGCGGGAACCATGCGGGCGATTTTCAGGATCATCGGGGCGATCGCCCTTGTCGCGAGTGGCGTCTCGGCCAAGAATTGGATCGTTTCCCCAGCCGGGCTGACCACGGGAGCCGCCACGAAGGAGTCGCCGCTGGATGTGTACACGGCGGTTCAGTCCGCCGCACCCGGTGACTCCATCCTGCTGCAGGATGGGACCTACGATCTGGCCACCACCATCAAGATCGATTCCCTCAACAGCGGAAGCGCCACCCAGCGCAAGTACCTGGGGGCCGCCAAGGGAGCTCGTCCCGTCTTCGACTTCTCCAAGCAGGCCTACGGCTCGAGCAATCGCGGCATCGAGCTGAAAGGGAGCTACTGGACAATTTTCGGCATCGAGATCAAGAACGCCGGCGACAACGGGATCAAGCTCGAAGGAAACCACAACCGGATCGAACGTTGCGTGTTCCACCACAACGGGGATTCCGGGATCCAGTTGGGGTTCGCCCATGAAACCGAGAACCCCGACGGCATCCGTTGCGCCTACAACGAGATCATCAACTGCGATTCGTATGCGAATTTCGATTGGGGAACTCTGGGCGGCAACGCGGATGGATTCGCCTGCAAGATGCACAACGGCAAAGGGAACGTGTTCCGCGGATGCCGAGCCTGGCACAACTCCGACGACGGCTGGGACCTCTACGAGACCGATTGGCCGGTGGAGATCACCGAATGCTGGTCTTGGCACAATGGCGACCAGACAGACTTCAACGACATCTACCTGACCAAGGCGGGCAAGAAGATGAGTTCATTCTCCGGTAACGGCAACGGCATCAAGCTGGGAGGCAACGGAACCGGGGGCAGCTCCAAGGGACAGCACGTGGTGACCCGTTGCGTGGCCTTCAATAACCGGTTCAAATCATTGAAGGGGTTCGACCAGAACAGCCACAAGGGCGGTGTGATCGTCAAAAACAGCACCGCATGGAACAACGGTTACAACTTCATGTTCGAGGACGACGCGAGCGGCTCCACCAACGAATTCTCCAACAACGTCTCGTTTTCACCCAAAAACGGATCGGGCTGGGAATTCTCCAGCGGGGCGATCCTGAAGAACAACAGCTGGAACCTCACGGGCGTGACCGCCAGCGCCGCGGATTTTGTCGACACCACCGAAGCCGCCGCCGGAGCGCCCCGCCAGGCGGATGGATCCCTGCCCCAGAACGGATTCGCCCGATTGGCCAAAGGGAGCGGCTTGATCGACAAGGGGACGCCCGTGGGGCTGACCTTCGCCGGCGCGGCTCCGGATCTGGGCGCCTTCGAATACGGTGCGATTTCGGATGTCGCCAAACGCCCTCGGGTGAGGACTCTGACACGGAATGGTAGGGACCTGATGATGCCTTCCGATCGAACAGGGGTGATCTCGCTGGAAATCCTCGACCTGACGGGTCGCAAGGTGCGCAACCGCTCGGCCGAGATCCTCTCCGGGACCGCCAGGTTTCCCGGCGCCTTGGAGGGGCTTTCCGAGGGGATGTGGATCGTTCGGATCCAGGGAGATGGCGAAGGGTGGGTTGAGCGGGTCACCGCCCCCTAG
- a CDS encoding TIGR02147 family protein: MDALEQATDYRPWLDAALKDIRRRHPSRTKKALAQVLEIDPAHLSHILAGQKHLALRHLPQVAKFLELSPPQARYFNTLVRLNSAQDSPTSHQAFLELRQMRGDLQRNLSDDTHEYFTSWLHPAMRTLLSLVEFRGLGWTRLAGLFRKGVTPDQARLSVELLLRLGLLERDPRGILRPTGGTVSSGEKWLGQAVMEFQRQTIALSGELLEATPKSERDVSTLTLPASRERMDELKDKIRQFRQEVISWARDLPEEDIVVQLNIQLFPVADARRTERSTTEKSP, from the coding sequence ATGGATGCGTTGGAACAGGCGACGGATTACCGTCCTTGGCTCGATGCGGCGTTGAAGGACATTCGACGCCGCCATCCCTCGCGCACCAAAAAGGCCCTGGCCCAAGTGTTGGAGATCGATCCAGCCCATCTATCCCACATCTTGGCTGGCCAGAAGCATCTCGCTTTGCGGCATTTGCCGCAAGTCGCCAAGTTCCTCGAGCTTTCTCCGCCGCAGGCTCGGTACTTCAACACCTTGGTGCGGCTCAATTCCGCCCAGGATTCCCCCACCTCGCACCAGGCCTTCCTGGAGCTGCGCCAGATGCGCGGCGACCTGCAACGAAACCTCTCCGACGACACCCACGAATACTTCACCAGTTGGCTCCATCCGGCCATGCGCACCTTGCTGAGCCTGGTGGAGTTCCGGGGCTTGGGCTGGACACGCCTTGCCGGCTTGTTTCGCAAAGGGGTCACCCCCGACCAAGCCCGCCTTTCCGTGGAACTTCTCCTTCGCCTGGGACTGTTGGAACGCGACCCGCGTGGGATCCTGCGGCCCACGGGAGGCACGGTGTCTTCCGGCGAAAAGTGGTTGGGGCAGGCGGTGATGGAGTTCCAGCGCCAGACCATCGCCCTTTCCGGCGAGCTGCTGGAGGCCACCCCCAAATCCGAACGCGATGTATCCACTCTCACCTTGCCCGCCTCGCGCGAGCGCATGGACGAACTGAAAGACAAAATCCGTCAGTTCCGCCAGGAGGTCATCTCCTGGGCTCGCGATCTTCCGGAAGAGGATATTGTGGTACAACTCAACATCCAGCTTTTCCCGGTGGCCGATGCGCGGCGCACCGAACGTTCGACGACGGAGAAATCCCCATGA
- a CDS encoding 1,4-beta-glucanase produces the protein MQGSNSFFKAVLVGGLLAGVASAEPYSWGSVRFDGGGFVSAIVTSRIQKNLAYARTDVGGAYRWDAAGARWIPLMDWVGESILGIMGTEALALDPQDPAKVYILGGTEYFTNGRTWILRSSDYGATFDTTEVTSLFKAHGNGMGRQSGEKLAVDPRNGKNIWCGSRLNGLFKSTDGGKSWAKADTLGSKVGGSLVNDNGISFVVFDSASGVVDGATKSFYVGIGRTANNLYRTTDGGKTFAPIAGGPATLMPLRAVMAGKSLLISYAGGPGPHSVSGGAIWRLSTVSGAWTNITPKDADGYFGDGSQARGGALGGISADPLDTNHLVASTLCHYGGQWRFADSTDGWGDKLFESKDGGATWRILNPYADKSRTNFNVDPNGTEWIHGKAVHWAGSVEFDPFDTKRVWVTSGNGVFRTDDVSATKTVWTFAARGIEEVVPFEALSIPNGPMLTAIGDYDGSAYADIHQSYRTHSPEVGTTLSLGYAPLNHKLMRVGTQSDWSTGTEIKTDVGFLSTDLGKTWTKLPKVPAGKGTSTLNADGTVLFHRAEMASSIQRSADGGATWAKLVGIDEGQTQNSPLVTDPVDPKTLYILDAQGKMWVTNDAGATFAKAGSVQDESKGLYQASSGKMAPRPGVSGELWIPLDQMQSWVAGGYTKNGLAYTTDGGKTYTRIDTSLVQICIAVGLGKAAPGATYPTLFIWGSAGHGPIGMYRSTDKGASWIRINDAAHQFGGVGNGQLVRGDWNVFGRVYMSSAGRGLIYGEPGGSNVLESRSSRPTSLRREGLFVTGNALDEIRLMDLRGRLVRRSQVVAGVSRLDLSGLARGIFVARTASEVLAVEIVR, from the coding sequence ATGCAAGGATCCAATTCGTTCTTCAAGGCGGTCCTGGTGGGCGGATTGCTTGCCGGGGTGGCCTCGGCCGAACCCTATTCCTGGGGTAGCGTGCGGTTCGACGGAGGTGGGTTCGTGTCGGCCATCGTCACCAGCCGGATCCAAAAGAACCTCGCCTACGCCCGCACCGACGTGGGCGGCGCCTACCGCTGGGATGCCGCGGGCGCACGCTGGATCCCTCTGATGGACTGGGTGGGCGAGAGCATCCTGGGCATCATGGGGACCGAGGCCCTGGCCTTGGATCCGCAGGACCCGGCCAAGGTCTACATCCTGGGCGGCACGGAATACTTCACCAACGGCCGCACCTGGATTCTGCGTTCGTCCGACTACGGTGCCACCTTCGATACCACCGAGGTCACTTCGCTCTTCAAGGCCCATGGCAACGGCATGGGTCGGCAATCCGGCGAGAAGCTCGCCGTGGACCCGCGCAACGGGAAAAACATCTGGTGCGGTAGCCGCCTGAATGGCCTTTTCAAGAGCACGGACGGCGGCAAGAGTTGGGCCAAAGCGGATACGTTGGGCTCCAAGGTCGGCGGCAGTCTGGTCAACGACAACGGCATCAGCTTCGTGGTTTTCGATAGTGCCAGTGGCGTGGTGGATGGCGCCACGAAATCGTTCTACGTGGGAATCGGGCGCACCGCCAACAACCTCTACCGCACCACCGACGGTGGCAAGACCTTCGCGCCCATCGCGGGCGGTCCGGCCACGCTCATGCCTCTGCGCGCCGTGATGGCGGGCAAGAGCCTGCTGATCTCCTACGCTGGTGGCCCCGGCCCCCACAGCGTTTCCGGAGGCGCGATCTGGCGCCTTTCCACCGTTTCCGGCGCCTGGACCAACATCACCCCCAAGGATGCAGATGGCTACTTCGGAGACGGATCCCAAGCGCGCGGCGGCGCACTGGGCGGCATCTCGGCGGATCCTTTGGACACCAACCACCTCGTGGCAAGCACCTTGTGCCACTACGGCGGGCAGTGGCGCTTTGCGGATTCCACCGACGGCTGGGGCGACAAGCTTTTCGAGAGCAAAGACGGCGGCGCCACCTGGAGAATCCTCAATCCCTACGCCGACAAAAGCCGGACCAATTTCAATGTGGACCCCAACGGCACCGAGTGGATCCACGGCAAGGCCGTGCACTGGGCAGGGTCGGTGGAGTTCGATCCCTTCGACACCAAGCGCGTGTGGGTGACTTCCGGAAACGGAGTTTTCCGGACAGATGACGTATCGGCGACAAAAACCGTCTGGACATTCGCGGCCCGGGGCATCGAGGAGGTCGTTCCCTTCGAGGCGCTTTCCATCCCCAACGGCCCCATGCTTACGGCCATTGGCGACTACGACGGTTCCGCCTACGCCGACATCCACCAAAGCTACCGCACCCACAGCCCCGAGGTGGGCACCACCTTGTCCTTGGGTTACGCCCCCCTCAACCACAAGCTGATGCGGGTAGGCACGCAAAGCGACTGGAGCACGGGCACCGAGATCAAGACCGACGTGGGATTCCTTTCCACCGACCTGGGCAAGACCTGGACCAAGCTCCCCAAGGTCCCTGCGGGCAAGGGCACCTCGACCCTGAACGCCGACGGCACGGTGTTGTTCCATCGCGCCGAGATGGCCTCCAGCATCCAGCGCTCCGCCGACGGTGGCGCGACCTGGGCCAAGCTGGTGGGCATCGACGAAGGCCAGACGCAAAACAGCCCTTTGGTGACGGATCCTGTCGACCCCAAGACGCTCTACATCCTGGATGCGCAGGGCAAGATGTGGGTGACCAATGATGCCGGCGCGACCTTCGCCAAGGCAGGTTCGGTGCAGGACGAATCCAAGGGCCTGTACCAGGCGAGCTCGGGCAAGATGGCCCCGCGACCGGGGGTTTCCGGCGAACTGTGGATCCCGCTGGACCAGATGCAGAGCTGGGTGGCGGGCGGTTACACGAAAAACGGCCTGGCCTACACCACCGACGGCGGCAAGACCTACACGCGCATCGACACCTCGCTGGTGCAGATCTGCATCGCGGTGGGACTGGGCAAAGCGGCACCCGGCGCCACGTATCCCACCCTGTTCATCTGGGGATCGGCGGGCCATGGACCAATCGGGATGTACCGCTCCACCGATAAGGGCGCCTCGTGGATTCGCATCAACGACGCCGCCCATCAGTTCGGCGGCGTGGGCAACGGACAGCTGGTGCGGGGCGACTGGAACGTGTTCGGTCGCGTGTACATGAGCTCTGCCGGCCGCGGACTGATCTACGGCGAGCCGGGCGGAAGCAATGTCCTGGAATCCCGATCCTCGCGTCCCACCTCGCTTCGCCGCGAGGGATTGTTCGTGACAGGAAACGCGCTGGACGAAATCCGTCTGATGGATCTGCGCGGTCGCCTGGTGCGCCGCTCGCAGGTGGTGGCGGGGGTGTCTCGACTGGATCTGTCGGGATTGGCTCGCGGGATCTTCGTGGCGCGCACGGCTTCCGAGGTGTTGGCGGTCGAAATCGTCCGGTAG